In one window of Methanomassiliicoccales archaeon DNA:
- a CDS encoding SPFH domain-containing protein, translating to MFNGGKGEPGNIARNTYAWADAQKGERVMYRYPRNVRWNDNVIVREDEFAVFFRDGKALHVFDRPGRYAVTTLNVPVLGELVAKSLGIKQLGEIFYIQRREMRGKYGTTEPLAFRDKDFGIVRIRAFGKFSYRVVDPTLFITQFVGSEGITESERIVEWLRFELVQTLNDVLGELNRDKGISVLDIPAYLNEIEHMALSKISAEVEAYGLRIMNIAGLNINLPDEVQAAIDRRGAMGALEVNYMQYQTGKAIEGVGEGAAKGDGSAAGLFAGLGAGAGAGLEMGRAMSGGMSQSNQSSSVVQGAIRCEKCGAEIPSNSRFCLECGNKIRMDGMMECPECKERIPSSSKFCPECGSKLVEKCPECGNEVRGKVNYCSECGNRFTS from the coding sequence ATGTTCAACGGTGGAAAGGGAGAACCCGGTAACATTGCCCGTAATACATATGCCTGGGCGGATGCGCAGAAGGGCGAGAGGGTCATGTACCGCTATCCCAGGAATGTCAGATGGAACGATAACGTCATCGTGAGGGAGGACGAGTTCGCCGTCTTCTTCAGGGACGGAAAGGCCCTGCATGTCTTCGACCGCCCTGGAAGGTATGCGGTCACCACCCTGAATGTCCCGGTCCTGGGGGAGCTGGTGGCCAAGAGCCTGGGCATCAAGCAGCTGGGCGAGATATTTTACATTCAAAGAAGGGAGATGAGGGGGAAGTACGGCACGACCGAGCCCTTGGCGTTCAGGGACAAGGACTTCGGCATCGTCCGCATACGTGCCTTCGGCAAGTTCTCGTACCGGGTGGTGGACCCCACCCTCTTCATAACACAGTTCGTCGGGAGCGAGGGGATCACCGAGAGTGAGAGGATCGTAGAATGGCTGAGGTTCGAGCTGGTCCAGACCCTGAACGATGTCTTGGGTGAGCTGAACCGGGACAAGGGGATATCTGTTCTGGATATACCCGCCTATCTAAACGAGATCGAGCATATGGCCCTCAGCAAGATCTCCGCCGAGGTGGAAGCCTACGGGCTCCGGATCATGAATATCGCGGGGCTCAACATCAACCTACCCGACGAGGTGCAGGCCGCGATCGATCGCAGGGGTGCCATGGGTGCCCTGGAGGTCAACTACATGCAGTACCAGACCGGAAAGGCCATAGAGGGCGTGGGCGAGGGCGCTGCCAAGGGAGACGGATCGGCGGCAGGGCTCTTCGCAGGACTTGGCGCCGGGGCCGGTGCTGGACTGGAGATGGGAAGGGCCATGAGTGGCGGGATGTCCCAATCCAATCAATCATCGTCGGTCGTGCAGGGGGCGATCAGATGCGAGAAATGCGGCGCGGAGATACCATCCAACTCCAGGTTCTGCCTCGAATGCGGCAATAAGATACGTATGGACGGAATGATGGAGTGCCCTGAGTGCAAGGAGAGAATACCCTCTTCGTCGAAGTTCTGCCCGGAGTGCGGGAGCAAGCTCGTCGAGAAGTGTCCAGAATGCGGGAATGAGGTCAGGGGCAAGGTCAATTACTGCTCGGAATGCGGGAACAGGTTCACCTCTTGA